A single region of the Indicator indicator isolate 239-I01 chromosome 3, UM_Iind_1.1, whole genome shotgun sequence genome encodes:
- the IFNG gene encoding interferon gamma, which yields MNCQTYSFFVLSVILIYFGHFGNSLSLSELQHHIDRLKADFNSSNSDVADGGPIFTDKLTAWTERNEKRIILSQIVSMYLKMFENTDKSKAHIKQISEELYTLKTSLPDGSKKMKDLMDLAKIQMSDLQVQRKAVNELFSVLQKLMEPAASHKAKRSQAQRRCRCY from the exons ATGAATTGCCAGACCTACAGcttttttgttctctctgtCATCCTGATTTATTTTGGACATTTTGGAAATAGCTTAAGCCTTTCTGAACTTCAACATCACATAGACAGACTGAAAGCTGACTTT AACTCAAGCAATTCAGATGTAGCTGATGGTGGACCTATCTTTACAGACAAACTGACAGCTTGGACAGAG AGAAATGAGAAAAGGATCATTCTGAGCCAGATTGTTTCCATGTACTTGAAAATGTTTGAAAACACTGACAAGTCCAAGGCGCACATCAAGCAGATATCCGAGGAGCTCTACACTCTGAAAACCAGCCTTCCTGATGGCTCCAAGAAGATGAAAGACCTCATGGACCTGGCAAAGATTCAG ATGAGTGACCTGCAGGTGCAGCGCAAGGCTGTCAACGAGCTGTTCAGCGTCCTGCAGAAGCTGATGGAGCCTGCGGCCTCCCACAAAGCCAAACGCAGCCAGGCCCAGAGGAGGTGCAGATGCTACTGA